Sequence from the Maribacter aquivivus genome:
CTTGAAAGTTTGAAAATATCACTTTTCGAAACGACAGACGATTCTATTTCATTAATAGACAAGATGAAACTTGACTATAACAACCAAGTTGTTGAGCTTATTAAAAGTTGGGATGAATTTAAAGATGTAGATTCAAAAGACACCTTAAATCCCTCACAAAAATCAATAATGAAAAATCTATTAACTGACCTTGAAATTGAAGTTAAAGTAGATTTTGATGTTTCAAAATTCTATGATGAAATATATCATTGCATAGATGGAGCAAAATGGAGAATTAAAGGAAATAAAGAAGCTCAAAAAAACTCTTTTGAAATTCGAGACTCAGATACGTTTTTTGAATTTCTTAGAAAAAAATATCTTGAATTTTATCATTATGATGGTATTCATAGTAAAACTTTTAAAAATAAACTCTTTGACGAATTAGAAAGGAAAAAGTATTTAAAAGTATTTCCGATTCTGAAGTACAAAGGCAAGGATTTAAACAAAATTTCTGTTGGTCAAAAAGGAACTGTTTATTTAAAGATGATGCTCGCAACAGAAGCTTTTTCTAAACCAATAATTTTTGACCAACCCGAAGATGATTTAGATAACGAATTTATTATGCAAAATCTGATTGGGCTTTTCAAGGAATTAAAGCAATATAGACAAGTGATTATTGTTACACATAATGCAAACTTGGTTGTAAACGCAGATGCTGAACAAGTCATTGTCGCTTCAAATCTTGATGGAAAACTTAATTACTCTAGCGGGAGTCTTGAGGATAATGAAATAAATTCTAAAATCTGTCAAATCCTTGAAGGAGGCGAAATAGCATTTGAAAAAAGAAGAAATAAGTATCAAAAAATAGGATAAATAACCCAGTACAACAATGTATATAAAAAATAGGCGAATCAGCAATAAATCCAAGGGTTTTGCTCATGCCAAACTTTGCGTATAACCGAAAGTTCAGTGCTTCAAAATCACCTACTTTTCATAAACTAACCATTATCCAAAAACAACCACCAACCAAAAATCATCCCTTCCTAAACTCGCCAGGTGCTACGCCCACCCGCTTTTTAAACAAGCGGCTAAAATAGGCAGGGTCGTTAAAATTTAAAAAGTAAGCTACTTCGGCAATGGAGTATGAGGTGTTAAGCAGGTATTTTTTAGCCTCGTTCATGGTAAAATCTTGTACCACTTTAAGGGCAGATTTTCCGGTTACGGTATGGCAAACACGGTTGAGGTGGGTTTGGGTAATGCCTAGGGCATCGGCAAATTTCTTGATGCTCAACAGGTTCTGTGCATGTTGTCGTATCAGTTCTTGAAATTGCTGATAATACGCCAAGTTTTTATTATTGGAAAGTAGGGCATCTGCCGTATTTCTGAATTTTTCACGAAAAAGCGCTAGGTACACCAATTCAAAATACCTTCTTAAAGCTAAAAGTTTTTCTGGAGCATCTTCAAAAATTTCGTTTTGTATTTTGTCTTTAAGGTACCGCACATCAGAAAAAGTAGTGGTGTTCCCTAAAAATGAAAAACAGTTCAATTGGTTACTCTGCTTTTTTATACTGGCTTTATCCTGTAAAAGTGTGTCATAAAAAGATACGGAGAGGGTAATGACCTCCCCGACAATAGAAGGCTCAAAATGAAACCCATGTAATACGTTGGCAGGTACCGTAACCACGCAGGGAGCAGCAAGTTCAATACGGTTACCTTCAGAAAGTAAAAAACCGCTACCTACTTCTATGACAAACAACTGCACCAAATCTGTATGAATATGCTCGGCAATCTCCCATTCATAAATTTTACTGCGATCCTCCAAGGGTTCAATATGTATAAAGTCGGTCACCAAAGGCTGTTGATGCTCGCCGTACAATCCCTTATAACGTAGTAAATCGTTCATTATGTTTATTTATAACTGATGTTATTTTGTTTTAAATATAGTATAAAGTAATGTATTACAGTATTTTAATGAAATATATTATCTTATTTAAACATTTTACAGTATTGATAATGTTTATTTTGTCCTACTATTATTCAAAATTGTCCTAAGGATTAAAAATTGCTTGTACTAGCTTTGGAAGACAGTAGTTTAATACATTGAACATGAGCATTACAACGGACTCCAAATTTGATATCGAAGTACAACCGCCCTATTTGGACGAAGCCTATAAATCGACTATTTTAAGAGCGCCATTGCAACCCTTGGTCGTGCCTAAAAAGAAAGACATTACCTTATCAGGTCCGCTTTTTAAAGATTTTAAATTAGGGGCTTTAGACCATGATCTTACCAAGAATTCTGTAAAAGATGGAGAACCTATTGGCGAGCGTATTGTGGTGCATGGCAAAGTCACCAATGAACATGGGCACCCGTTACCACATACGTTAATTGAGTTGTGGCAGGCAAATTCTGCTGGGCGCTATGTACATAAGGTTGATCAACATGACGCACCCTTGGATCCTAATTTTTTAGGTACGGGACGTTGTATGACAGATGCACATGGCTATTATAAATTCTACACCATAAAACCGGGTGCATACCCTTGGGGAAACCACCCTAATGCATGGCGGCCAAATCATATACATTTTTCGTTGTTCGGGGGCGATATTGCCAGTAGGTTGATTACCCAAATGTACTTTCCTGGCGATCCGCTCTTTGAGCATGACCCTATTTTTAAGGCTGTCCCCCCAAAAGGCAGGGAATTGTTGGTGTCAGCTTTTGACCTATCGGTTACCGAGGCCAATTTTGCACTGGGCTATCGGTTCGATATTGTTTTACGTGGAAAAAATGCAACCCCATTTGAAAATTTGTAAACAAGTATGAAGACATCAGCAGTTAAAAAACAGACTCCTTCACAAACTATAGGGCCTTATTTTGCCTACGGGTTAACGCCACAACAGTATGGCTATGATTTTGATAGTTGGGTAGACCATGATATGGTTAAAGGGTTAAATAATGTGGAAACCATTACCATTACGGGTACCGTTTACGATGGTAATGCACAGCCCGTAGATGATGCCATGATAGAACTTTGGCAGGATGATGGAGTGCATAAATTGTTTGGACGCTACGGCTCGGGTACGGATGAAGGAAATACATTTACCTTTAAAACAATAAAACCAAAATCGGTTAATGGTCAGGCACCATTTATTCATGTAATACTATTTATGCGTGGTCAATTATTGCATTCGTATACACGTATTTATTTTGCCGATGAACAGCAACTTAATGAAACCGATGCTAATTTAAATGCTGTTGACGCCGATAGAAAGCACACGTTGATCGCGGAGAAGAAAGGCGATTCCTATGTATTCAATATTCACATGCAGGGCCCCAATGAAACCGTTTTTTTTGAAATTTAATACATAGCAGTACATGTCGCTCTACACTGAGACTTTTTACGCCAATGAACTCACTGAACTTTTTTCCGATCGTGAGTCCGTCACCAAACTTTTAAACGTAGAAGCTGCCTTGGCACAGGCACAAGCTGAGGTAGGGTTAATCCCATCAACGGCATCAAAAATAATATCAGAGTGTTGTATGGTAGATGCTATTGACATTAATGCTTTAAAATCTGATATTGTTTTAGGGGGTAATGTTGCCATTCCTTTAGTAAAGCAATTAACAAAGGCCATTAAAAACCGTGATTTTGAAGCTTCTAAATATGTGCATTTAGGAGCTACCAGTCAAGATATAATAGACACTGCAACGATACTAACGATTAAGGAATACGTTGTTTGGTTAGAGGGCAAATTAGAAGTTTTAAAGCATGCATTGGTACAACTCACCAAAGACCATGTGCACACGATTATGATGGGTAGAACCTTGTTGCAGCAAGCAAAACCCATGACGTTCGGTCTGAAATCTGCCGGATGGCTAGAAGGTATTTCGCGCACTAGAACACGATTGAACGAACTAAAAAGTCGTTTGTTTTGCATTCAGTTGGGTGGCGCCGTTGGTAGTGGTAATGCCAATATTACAACCGAAGTTCAAATGGCCTTCGCGAAAAACCTTGACTTGAATGCATCTTTTCCATGGCAGTCACAGCGAGATTCCTTAGCGGAATTTGCTTCTGTTTTAGGAGTTCTGTCAGGTTCTTTGGGTAAAATAGCAAAAGATGTTTCCTTACTCATGCAAACAGAAGTGGCAGAGGTTTTTGAAGGTGCCGAAGAAGGCAAAGGCGGTTCCAGTACCATGCCGCATAAACGCAATCCTGTTGGCTGCGCACTTATTTTAAGCAACGCCACCCGCACACCCGGTTTAGTGGCAACAATGCTTACCGCTATGCCCCAAGAACATGAACGTTCTGCTGGATTATGGCATGCGGAATGGGAAACATTAACGCAGCTCATGAATTTAACGGGCGGTTCTTTAGAAAAGTCAGTCGATTTAATAACGAATCTAGAAGTTAATAAAGACCGGATGCTTCAGAATATAGAGATTACGAACGGACTCATTTATGCCGAAAAGGTGTCATTGTATCTGTCCAAATCCTTAGGAAAAATGCAAGCGCACGAATCGGTAAAAAAGGCGTGCACCTTGGCATTGCAACAACAAAAGCATTTAAAAGAGGTAGTGCAAGAAATGCACCCACAAATAGAGTCTATAGAAGATTTGTTCAAACCTGATAATGCCATAGGCAATAGTGTGGTCTGGACAGAAAACATATTAAAAAAGTATTCATAAGGTTATGAAAACAAACTATAAATTACAAGGAACACCCAACAGTCCCGTACTGATGTTCTCCAATTCTTTAGGGGCAGATTTAACCATGTGGGATGAATTGGTGCCGTATTTACTGCCTTATTTTAGGGTTTTACAATATGACACTAGGGGGCATGGGCAAAGCGAACTTACAGATGGACCCTACACTATAGAACAATTGGGCCACGATGTAATTGACCTTTTGGATACATTAAAAATAGATAAAGTGTATTTCTGCGGCTTGTCCATGGGCGGGTTGATCGGCCAGTACTTGGGCATCAACCATCCAGACCGTTTGCACAAACTCGTTATCAGTAATACAGATGCTAAGATTGGTACTGTAGAACGATGGAACGACCGTATTAAAACCATCAATGAACAAGGCATGCAAGCTATCGTAGATGCCACAATGGAAAAATGGTTTACCGAAAGCTATCACCAAACGCATCCATCCCGCGTAGCGGAAATGAAAAAAATATTCTTGGCGAACAGACCAGAAGGATATACCGCTTGTTGTGCTGCAATTGGCAATGCCGATTTTAGGGCGGATATTAAACAAATTAAGCTAGAGACTTTAATCATTACAGGTGATGAAGATGCCGTTACTAATGTGGCCCAAGCCGAAATCATTCAAAAAGAAATAGCAGGTGCTGAGCTAAAAGTGTTTCATGCCAGACATTTGCCAAGCACCGAATTACCGGCATATTATGCAGAAACGCTTATCAATTTTATAGTCGGCGAAGATACTTTTGATAGAGGTATGTATGTACGTAGAACGGTTTTAGGTGATGCCCATGTAGATAGGGCCAACGGAAACAAGAATGAATTCAACACCGATTTTCAAGAATTTATTTCGCATTACGCATGGGGAGAAATTTGGACCCGACCGGGTTTGCCCAAACACAGTAGAAGCCTTATAACCCTTGCCATGTTGATACCGCTCAATAAGAAAGCGGAGTTTAAAATGCATGTAAAAGCGGCATTCAACAATGGTGTAACCAAAGATGAAATAAAAGAAGTGATTCTACAATCAGGAATTTATTGTGGTTTACCCGCAGCCAACGATGCCATGCATTCGGCAGAAGAAGTATTTACAGATTTAGGAATAGAATACTAACCGGATGATACATATTAAAACACAAGTAGGAATAATAGGTGCCGGACCTTCGGGGATGGTCTTGGCAAATTGGTTGAAAAAACACGATATAGATGCCGTAGTCATAGAACTACGCTCACGGGAATATGTTGAAGGTAGGGTTCGTGCCGGTTTGGTAGAACAGAACACCAAAGATATTTTGAAGGAATTGGGGCTTGATGCCCGAATGAAAAAAGAAGGCATTGTTCATGATGGCGTATACCTTAGTTTTGATGAGGAACGTGTTCATATACCATTTGGCGAATTGACCGGCGGCAGAACCATAACTATTTACGGTCAGCAGGAAATTACCAAAGACCTTACGGATGCTTGGTTGCAAAAGGGCGGAGAACTGCACTTTGAAACCAGGGCGACAAAAATAGTAGATTTTGATACGAAGCGTCCTAAAATACATTTTGAAAAAGACGGCGAAGAAGGAATTCTGGAATGCGATTTTGTGGCGGCCTGTGACGGTTTTCATGGCATTGGACGTAAGACCTTGCCAAAGAAAAGTTTCCAGTCCTATGATATTACCTATCCGTTCAGCTGGTTGGGAATATTGGCAAATGTAGCGCCTTCAACAGATGAATTAATATATGCATATCAGGAGAATGGTTTTGCATTACATAGTTTACGTTCAGAGACCGTAAGTAGATTATATGTTCAGGTAGACAATGATGAATCGGTAGATAATTGGTCAGACGACCGTATTTGGAGCGAACTTTCCCAACGTCTTGCGGCCCCTGGTTTTGACTTGGAAGAAGGTCCTATTTTTGAAAAAGGAATAACGCCTATGCGCAGCCATATGATTGATAGTTTGCGAAGTGGCAGATTATTATTGGCTGGCGATGCGGCTCATATCGTTCCACCAACAGGGGGTAAAGGAATGAACTTGGCCATTGCCGATGTTAAACATATGGTTGACGCCTTTGTGGCCTATTATAAAACGAATTCTGAAATGTTACTGGACACTTATACCAATGATGCCCTTCGTAGAATATGGAGAGCGCAGGACTTCTCTAATTTTATGACCAAATTATTTCACAAACAAGACGCTCATGGGTCATTTACCTATCGCTTACAAAAAGCAAAATTTGATTATCTAAAAGTATCTAGAGCATATAAAACCACCATAGCAGAGAACTATGTAGGGCTACCGTTTGAATCGTTTAAAAATTAAATTCCAATGAAAACAGTTCCAATAATAAGTGCTGAAAAAGCGGCAAGTTTAGTAAAAGATGGCGACATCATTTTAGGGGGTGGCTTTGGTATGACGGGTAACCCCGTGAATATCATTCATGAATTGGCAAAGACCAAAACCAAAGACCTCACCTTTATTGCAAACAATGTAGGCGAACCCAATATGGGCGGTGGTCGCTTGTTGAACAATGGACAATTAAAGAAAATGATCGGCTCTTTTTTCACTTCGAATAGAGAAGCCGTTTTAGCGGCACAAGAAGGTCGTGTGGAATATGAATTATTGCCTCAAGGAACTTTGGCAGAAGCTATACGGGCAGGTGGTGCAGGTATTGGCGGATTTTATACGCCCACATCAGCAGGAACCTTAATCGCTGAAGGACGAGAAACCAAAATGCTTAATGGAAAAGAGCAAGTTTTTATAGAAGGTATTAGAGGAAATGTAGCCATCATAAGAGCTTGGAAAGCAGATACGGCAGGAAATCTGCAATATCGCATGACCGAACAAAATTTCAATAGAGCAATGGCAACAGCTGCTGATATTGTAATTGCCGAAGTGCAAGAAATTGTTCCTAATGGGGAAATTGACCCTAATGAGATTCATACTCCAGGTTGTTTTGTGGACTATTTGGTGAAGCGAAAACTAACAGAAGAAGATTTGGGTTCATCAGCATCGGTAGGTTCGTCAAAAGTAATTGATGAAAAACGGATGAATATGGCCAAACGTGCGTTTGCGGAATTGGAAAAAGGCGATGTGGTGAATCTTGGAATTGGCATCCCAACTTTAGTAGCCGATTTGATAAAACCAGAAGACGGCATCATTCTTCATACCGAGAACGGAATGCTAGGTGTAGGCCCCGAACCAAAAGATGGTGGCGGCGCTATGTATTATCCTGTAAATGCAGGTAAAGTTCCAGTAACGGCTTTGCCTGGAAGCAGTTATTTTGATAGTGCCGATAGTTTTGCCATGATTCGTGGCGGGCATATTGATGTGGCCATTATGGGCGGATTGGAAGTAGATGCGCAAGGAAATCTGGCCAACTGGTCCGTACCCGGAAAACCTTTATTAGGAGTAGGTGGAGCGATGGATTTAGCATCGGGCGCCAAAAAATTAATTATTACATTACGCCATACGGATAGAGACGGCGGTTCAAAAGTAGTTGAAAATTGCACGTTACCCATTACGGATTTTAGCTGTGTAGATATGTTGATTACGGAATTGGCCGTGTTCAAATTTATTGACGGGCAGTTGACCCTTATAGAGATTTTACCAGGTAGTACCTTGGAAGAAGTTCGTGAAAAAACCGAAGCCAAATTTGTAGAACAATTACAGTAGAAAAATGAAAGAAGCATATATAGTTGACGCGATAAGAACCCCAATAGGAAGTTTTAGAGGTGCTTTGGCACAAGTGAGAGCAGATGATTTGGCGGCAATTCCCATCAAAGCCTTACTCGAAAAATATCCGAATCTACCCAAAGATGCGATTGATGATGTTATACTAGGATGCCATAATCAAGCTGGGGAAGATAATAGAAATGTGGCGCGTATGGCGCTACTCTTGGCAGGATTACCATATACCGTTCCCGGTGAAACGATCAATAGATTATGCTCATCAGGTATGTCTGCCGTGGTGCAAGCAAATCGTGCTATTAAAGCTGGAGATGGAGATGTATTTATTGCCGGAGGAATGGAACACATGTCTAGAGGGCCTTTGGTGATTTCAAAACCATCAACGGCGTTTGGTAACGATTCCAAAATGGAAGACTCTAGCTTTGGATGGCGTTTTGTGAATAAAAAGTTACATGAAATGTATGGTACGGATGCCATGGGAATTACCGCAGAGAATCTAGCTGAGATGTTTAGCATAAGTAGGGAAGACCAAGATTTATTCGCGTATAATTCTCAAATGAAAGCTGCAAAAGCACAGCAAAATGGAATTCTTGGGGAAGAAATTTGTCCAGTTGAAATTCCGCAACGAAAAGGAGACCCAATTATCGTGAGTCAAGATGAATTCATAAGACCGAGTACAACGGTAGAAAAATTAGCCACTTTAAGAACCGTCTTCAAAAAAGATGGAACGGTAACCGCAGGTAATGCATCAGGATTAAATGACGGTGCAGCAGCTATGTTAGTTGTTTCAGAAGATGCCTTGAAAAAATACAATCTCACGCCAAAAGCTAGAATAGTAGCTTCAGCTGTAGTGGGTGTAGAACCAAAAATAATGGGTATTGGTCCTGTCTACGCCACAAGAAAAGTCTTGGCAAAAGCAGGCTTGGAATTAAAGGACATGGATGTACTGGAATTCAACGAAGCCTTTTCCGCTCAAGCGTTGGCCTGCACACGCGAGTTAGGTTTAGCAGATGATGATCCAAGAATAAACCCTAACGGCGGGGCGATTGCTATTGGTCACCCTTTAGGAATGTCCGGTACACGAATACTTCAAGCGGCAACGAACGAATTAGTTCGCTCCGGAGGAAAATATGGTTTGGCTACCATGTGTGTTGGTGTAGGCATGGGGTATGCTACTATTATTGAGAATGTCTCTACAAGTAAGTAAATAAATCAAGAAAACACTCATTTTTTTTTAAGATATCGATATGAAAGTTATTTAAAGTTAGGATTCGTTTGTGTAGCATATGAACGGAAAATATGGTTCTCCCAACCTCAGAAGAAGATAATCCTTTGGCTACGGATTTGGCGAGAGCGTAGGTAGACGATTTTCAATCTACCAATGGAGGTAATTGGGGCATGGAGAGCGTAAATGCCATGATAAAACATTGGCCTGCCGGTGGACCGGAAGAGGGTGGTAACGTGTACATTCCGATTAATTTACAGTATAGCCCCTATACAGCTGATACAGCTGATACAGCAAGGGAAGTAAGTTTGGCCGGAGGTAGTCCTTTAGAGGACTTTACCAATAGAGGTTATGAAGGAAAATCAGTTAAGACCATCAATGCGACCGATATGCAATTGGTAAAAGATACAAAAGCAAAAATGGGAGACAAACCGGTCATTGTATCAGTAAAAATAGCAAAGCCAATGGTTTTTTCTCAGATAGAAGTTAGCGCTGCCGCAATTCTTGTGCCTATGGGTATTCAAGAACAAGCCTTAATGGAAATTATTACTGGTGCTGCAGAACCGTCAGGCTTGTTGCCATTTCAAATGCCTGCCGATATGTTGACAGTAGAGGCACAATTCGAAGATGTACCAAGAGATATGCAGCCTTACTCAGATTCAGATGGCAATACTTATGATATCGCCTTTGGATTGAATTGGAACGGGGTAATCGAAGATGCAAGGGTGCAAAAGTATCGGTAAAACTAAACCTTAGGGAGGTCACACATTTTAATAATTTCTTTAAGAAAAAAATACATATCGGTCACTCCAAATTTTGGAGCTCATAATAAACGATGTGCTAATTTTAGACAAATGAACTATTTCTAAATCTAAAACTGAAATGAAAATTGAATTTAAAAGAATTAAAATAATCTGAACACCAATTTCTTTTTAACCTAAATTGCAATAAGAATTTATTAATAATCAGAAAACTAAAACTGCATACGTTTTTGCATACGATTTTATAATTTAATAGCGGTTGAGCCCAATAAAACCGTTGGGAATTTTCCATACGAGGAGCTCATAACCCGAAGGTCGCTGGTTCGAGTCCAGTCCCCGCTACTAAGAAAAAGCCACTGAAATTTCAGTGGCTTTTTTTATTTATAAAATTACACATCTGAATTTGGTTTGCCTACCAGAATATTTGCATCGTTGCCGAGATTTCACCCATTCAAATTCGCACGAACTGTAGACCAAAAAGATAATAATGCAGAAGTTGTTTTTTTAGAGAGATCGGCAAGCAAGGTCATGTTGGTAACAAAAGCTTCTTTTGAATCATAATATTCAGAATCATCAACAGGTGCATATAGCGCCATATCCCATTTTGGAAAATATCTTCGTCTTGACGGCCCTTCCCACAATAAATCTAAGGTATGGTGTCTTTTATCATTTTTGATTTTTTCAAATAACTGGAGTACATCCTCCTCCTCGCCTTCTAAAATTTGTACGATACTCTCTTCGAAATACACAAGGCATCCGGTTATTTCTCGAGCATGATTTTTTTTTCCGAGCATCAATGAGAATATTCTCAATTTCATCTATAGTTAATTCTGGTGATATCTTAGATTGGTAGGTTAGTTGAAACATTAATCTTGTACGTATATTTTCACAGACATTAAGTTAATGAAAAAGTTGATCTATTTAATTCGCTTCATCATAAAATAATAATTTTATAATTTTCCTATGGTCATCAACTCTCCCCATTGCGTGGTAAACCTTGGACTGCGATGCTCTTTAATTAATGCCCATTCTTTACTGCGATTGCCTACTGTAGCAACCTTGATTTTATTCTTGCCGTACTTACCATTTAAATTATCGATAAGATTGGTAATAACATCACTCTCGCTCTTATGCGGATTATCGAACATGTTTGTCTGTACCTCGTTTCTGTGTACTAACTGAGTTAGGTTTACGCCTACTTTTTTATATCGATAACCTGGTTTAAATATCTTCTGCAAGCCTTTCAAAGCTTCTTTTGTTAGCTTTATGGTGCTATCTGTCGGTGTATCCAGGTTTATGCTGATACTGTTTCTATACTGCTTATCAATCGCACTATGTTGATTGGTCTGCAATGAGATTTCTAGTTGAGCGGCTAGACTATGTTGCTGCCGTAATAAATCTGCAACCTCTGCCACATAATAACTACAGGCTTCCTCTATAAGCGAATAATCGGAGAGCTTAAATCCGAATGATTTCGCTGTTCCGATACCCTTTTTAGCATTTGCTTCGGTCTCCAATTCTAAACAAGGCACATTATTCAATTCTCGCCATAAACGCTCACCAATTACGGTCATTTCTTTTCTTACCCAAGCTACGGGCATATTAGCAAAATCCAACGCTGTATGTATGCCATTATTTTGAAGACGAATTGCGTGTTTCTTGCCTATTCCCCATATATCCTTCACTTCAAGATTATGTAATAAATGTTGCCTTTTTTGTTCACTATCTACCATATAAACATTGTTGTTCTTCGTGATTTTCTTAGCGTATTTATTGGCTAATTTCGATAACGCTTTTGTCTTTGCAATACCAACCCCAACAGGTATTCCCGTGTTTTTATGAACCGTATCTTTGATTGTATGTGCAATTGCATTGTAGTCATCCACCTTTATGCATCCTAAATCTACCCAACTTTCATCAATACTATATTCTTCTACTCTGGGGGAAAATATCATCAAAGTATCCATCACCCTTCTAGACATATCACTATA
This genomic interval carries:
- a CDS encoding helix-turn-helix domain-containing protein, with product MNDLLRYKGLYGEHQQPLVTDFIHIEPLEDRSKIYEWEIAEHIHTDLVQLFVIEVGSGFLLSEGNRIELAAPCVVTVPANVLHGFHFEPSIVGEVITLSVSFYDTLLQDKASIKKQSNQLNCFSFLGNTTTFSDVRYLKDKIQNEIFEDAPEKLLALRRYFELVYLALFREKFRNTADALLSNNKNLAYYQQFQELIRQHAQNLLSIKKFADALGITQTHLNRVCHTVTGKSALKVVQDFTMNEAKKYLLNTSYSIAEVAYFLNFNDPAYFSRLFKKRVGVAPGEFRKG
- the pcaH gene encoding protocatechuate 3,4-dioxygenase subunit beta, producing the protein MSITTDSKFDIEVQPPYLDEAYKSTILRAPLQPLVVPKKKDITLSGPLFKDFKLGALDHDLTKNSVKDGEPIGERIVVHGKVTNEHGHPLPHTLIELWQANSAGRYVHKVDQHDAPLDPNFLGTGRCMTDAHGYYKFYTIKPGAYPWGNHPNAWRPNHIHFSLFGGDIASRLITQMYFPGDPLFEHDPIFKAVPPKGRELLVSAFDLSVTEANFALGYRFDIVLRGKNATPFENL
- the pcaG gene encoding protocatechuate 3,4-dioxygenase subunit alpha, with the translated sequence MKTSAVKKQTPSQTIGPYFAYGLTPQQYGYDFDSWVDHDMVKGLNNVETITITGTVYDGNAQPVDDAMIELWQDDGVHKLFGRYGSGTDEGNTFTFKTIKPKSVNGQAPFIHVILFMRGQLLHSYTRIYFADEQQLNETDANLNAVDADRKHTLIAEKKGDSYVFNIHMQGPNETVFFEI
- the pcaB gene encoding 3-carboxy-cis,cis-muconate cycloisomerase, with protein sequence MSLYTETFYANELTELFSDRESVTKLLNVEAALAQAQAEVGLIPSTASKIISECCMVDAIDINALKSDIVLGGNVAIPLVKQLTKAIKNRDFEASKYVHLGATSQDIIDTATILTIKEYVVWLEGKLEVLKHALVQLTKDHVHTIMMGRTLLQQAKPMTFGLKSAGWLEGISRTRTRLNELKSRLFCIQLGGAVGSGNANITTEVQMAFAKNLDLNASFPWQSQRDSLAEFASVLGVLSGSLGKIAKDVSLLMQTEVAEVFEGAEEGKGGSSTMPHKRNPVGCALILSNATRTPGLVATMLTAMPQEHERSAGLWHAEWETLTQLMNLTGGSLEKSVDLITNLEVNKDRMLQNIEITNGLIYAEKVSLYLSKSLGKMQAHESVKKACTLALQQQKHLKEVVQEMHPQIESIEDLFKPDNAIGNSVVWTENILKKYS
- the pcaDC gene encoding bifunctional 3-oxoadipate enol-lactonase/4-carboxymuconolactone decarboxylase PcaDC codes for the protein MKTNYKLQGTPNSPVLMFSNSLGADLTMWDELVPYLLPYFRVLQYDTRGHGQSELTDGPYTIEQLGHDVIDLLDTLKIDKVYFCGLSMGGLIGQYLGINHPDRLHKLVISNTDAKIGTVERWNDRIKTINEQGMQAIVDATMEKWFTESYHQTHPSRVAEMKKIFLANRPEGYTACCAAIGNADFRADIKQIKLETLIITGDEDAVTNVAQAEIIQKEIAGAELKVFHARHLPSTELPAYYAETLINFIVGEDTFDRGMYVRRTVLGDAHVDRANGNKNEFNTDFQEFISHYAWGEIWTRPGLPKHSRSLITLAMLIPLNKKAEFKMHVKAAFNNGVTKDEIKEVILQSGIYCGLPAANDAMHSAEEVFTDLGIEY
- a CDS encoding 4-hydroxybenzoate 3-monooxygenase, with product MIHIKTQVGIIGAGPSGMVLANWLKKHDIDAVVIELRSREYVEGRVRAGLVEQNTKDILKELGLDARMKKEGIVHDGVYLSFDEERVHIPFGELTGGRTITIYGQQEITKDLTDAWLQKGGELHFETRATKIVDFDTKRPKIHFEKDGEEGILECDFVAACDGFHGIGRKTLPKKSFQSYDITYPFSWLGILANVAPSTDELIYAYQENGFALHSLRSETVSRLYVQVDNDESVDNWSDDRIWSELSQRLAAPGFDLEEGPIFEKGITPMRSHMIDSLRSGRLLLAGDAAHIVPPTGGKGMNLAIADVKHMVDAFVAYYKTNSEMLLDTYTNDALRRIWRAQDFSNFMTKLFHKQDAHGSFTYRLQKAKFDYLKVSRAYKTTIAENYVGLPFESFKN
- a CDS encoding 3-oxoacid CoA-transferase, which produces MKTVPIISAEKAASLVKDGDIILGGGFGMTGNPVNIIHELAKTKTKDLTFIANNVGEPNMGGGRLLNNGQLKKMIGSFFTSNREAVLAAQEGRVEYELLPQGTLAEAIRAGGAGIGGFYTPTSAGTLIAEGRETKMLNGKEQVFIEGIRGNVAIIRAWKADTAGNLQYRMTEQNFNRAMATAADIVIAEVQEIVPNGEIDPNEIHTPGCFVDYLVKRKLTEEDLGSSASVGSSKVIDEKRMNMAKRAFAELEKGDVVNLGIGIPTLVADLIKPEDGIILHTENGMLGVGPEPKDGGGAMYYPVNAGKVPVTALPGSSYFDSADSFAMIRGGHIDVAIMGGLEVDAQGNLANWSVPGKPLLGVGGAMDLASGAKKLIITLRHTDRDGGSKVVENCTLPITDFSCVDMLITELAVFKFIDGQLTLIEILPGSTLEEVREKTEAKFVEQLQ
- the pcaF gene encoding 3-oxoadipyl-CoA thiolase; the encoded protein is MKEAYIVDAIRTPIGSFRGALAQVRADDLAAIPIKALLEKYPNLPKDAIDDVILGCHNQAGEDNRNVARMALLLAGLPYTVPGETINRLCSSGMSAVVQANRAIKAGDGDVFIAGGMEHMSRGPLVISKPSTAFGNDSKMEDSSFGWRFVNKKLHEMYGTDAMGITAENLAEMFSISREDQDLFAYNSQMKAAKAQQNGILGEEICPVEIPQRKGDPIIVSQDEFIRPSTTVEKLATLRTVFKKDGTVTAGNASGLNDGAAAMLVVSEDALKKYNLTPKARIVASAVVGVEPKIMGIGPVYATRKVLAKAGLELKDMDVLEFNEAFSAQALACTRELGLADDDPRINPNGGAIAIGHPLGMSGTRILQAATNELVRSGGKYGLATMCVGVGMGYATIIENVSTSK
- a CDS encoding glycoside hydrolase family 3 C-terminal domain-containing protein, which gives rise to MESVNAMIKHWPAGGPEEGGNVYIPINLQYSPYTADTADTAREVSLAGGSPLEDFTNRGYEGKSVKTINATDMQLVKDTKAKMGDKPVIVSVKIAKPMVFSQIEVSAAAILVPMGIQEQALMEIITGAAEPSGLLPFQMPADMLTVEAQFEDVPRDMQPYSDSDGNTYDIAFGLNWNGVIEDARVQKYR